Proteins encoded within one genomic window of Hevea brasiliensis isolate MT/VB/25A 57/8 chromosome 8, ASM3005281v1, whole genome shotgun sequence:
- the LOC110667062 gene encoding probable LRR receptor-like serine/threonine-protein kinase At5g59680 produces the protein MSLSIFLLWLFSIPLSSHSLSAPRGFPLSCGSSEEIFEGNLKYIPDEGYISVGNKTSIKKPGLLPLLSTLRYFPDTSARKYCFEFPTIKGGKYLVRSTYYYGGFDGRKEPPVFDQIVQGTKWGIVNTTEDYAKGLGSYYEIVLLSMSKILSVCLARNKQTTSSPFISALEVEYLDDSIYNSTDFSNYALIALARHSFGTEGTIIGFPDDQFNRFWQPFKDQNTVAESRSPVISSDFWNFPPKKAFTTGITTSRGKTLNIQWPPMSLPSTKYYIALYFQDSRAPSSHSWRVFTISVNGKLFYQDLNVTTKGVTVYASGWPLSGQTEIVFIPTDVTAVGPIVNAGEIFQILPLSGRTLTRDVMIMEDLARTFDNPPSDWSGDPCLPRENSWTGVTCSQEKMARVIALNLTNMGISGSLPSSIGNLTALTHLWLGENKLSGSIPDLSMLKDLQTLHLDNNQLQGSIPKSLGQLRVLHEIFLQNNNLTGKIPPSLRTNNDINLQVSPGNHLSS, from the exons GTTTTCCTTTAAGTTGTGGTTCATCAGAAGAGATATTCGAAGGCAATctgaaatacatcccagacgaaGGCTATATATCTGTAGGAAACAAAACAAGCATAAAAAAACCTGGTTTGCTACCATTGCTGTCTACATTAAGGTATTTCCCTGATACATCAGCTCGAAAGTATTGCTTCGAGTTTCCCACGATCAAAGGAGGGAAATATTTAGTAAGAAGTACTTATTATTATGGAGGTTTTGATGGAAGGAAAGAGCCTCCAGTGTTTGATCAAATTGTTCAAGGGACTAAGTGGGGTATTGTTAATACCACAGAAGATTATGCCAAAGGACTTGGCTCATACTATGAAATTGTTCTCCTTTCTATGTCTAAAATTCTCAGTGTTTGCCTTGCAAGAAATAAGCAAACTACTTCTAGTCCTTTTATATCAGCTCTTGAAGTGGAGTACCTTGATGATTCGATATATAATTCCACAGATTTTTCCAACTATGCTCTTATTGCTCTTGCTCGCCATTCTTTTGGAACTGAAGGAACTATAATTGG ttTTCCAGATGATCAGTTCAACCGGTTCTGGCAGCCATTCAAGGATCAGAACACTGTTGCAGAAAGTCGCTCTCCTGTAATATCTTCAGATTTTTGGAACTTCCCACCAAAGAAAGCATTCACAACAGGAATTACAACAAGCAGAGGAAAGACATTAAATATCCAGTGGCCTCCAATGTCACTTCCCAGCACCAAATACTACATTGCACTCTATTTCCAGGACAGCCGTGCTCCAAGCTCACACAGCTGGAGAGTCTTCACTATTTCTGTGAATGGAAAGCTTTTTTATCAGGATCTCAATGTGACAACCAAAGGTGTAACTGTTTATGCATCAGGATGGCCACTTTCAGGGCAGACTGAAATTGTCTTCATTCCAACTGATGTTACTGCCGTAGGCCCTATTGTTAATGCTGGAGAAATCTTTCAGATTTTGCCTCTTAGTGGAAGGACTCTCACAAGAGATG TTATGATAATGGAAGATTTGGCACGAACCTTTGACAATCCACCTTCTGATTGGAGTGGTGATCCATGCTTGCCTCGTGAGAATTCATGGACTGGAGTTACATGTTCTCAAGAAAAAATGGCTAGAGTTATCGCTTT GAATCTTACAAACATGGGGATCTCTGGGTCGCTGCCTTCAAGCATAGGCAATTTAACTGCACTCACTCACCT TTGGTTAGGCGAGAATAAACTCTCAGGTTCCATCCCAGACTTGAGCATGTTGAAAGATCTACAAACTCT GCACTTGGATAATAACCAGCTTCAAGGATCAATTCCTAAATCTTTAGGCCAACTTAGGGTGCTTCATGAGAT ATTCCTTCAGAATAACAATCTAACTGGCAAAATCCCACCCTCCTTGCGGACGAATAATGACATAAATCTTCA GGTGTCCCCTGGAAATCATTTGTCTTCCTGA
- the LOC110667089 gene encoding protein disulfide-isomerase SCO2 translates to MLPINPTYLFFPSNPSPLLPLPSTATNSRRCYAAGDFGVGPTFPRWFHFTSAAVDAGSIRIGQDSDGATSAPVDGSSTSPQRVGVGGSGSSGSIRANAREKKWSRNRESYLADNEDALPLPMTFPDSKPVPPEEIDKRLRCDPEVQDCKEVVYEWTGKCRSCQGSGFVSYYNKRGKETICKCVPCLGIGYVQKITARKDIGVMEDLDNGKPP, encoded by the exons ATGCTACCCATAAACCCTACCTATCTCTTCTTCCCCTCAAATCCCTCTCCTCTCCTCCCTCTACCCTCCACAGCCACCAACTCTCGCCGCTGCTATGCAGCCGGCGACTTTGGAGTAGGACCCACATTCCCCAGGTGGTTCCACTTCACATCCGCTGCTGTCGATGCTGGCAGTATTCGAATTGGCCAGGACTCTGACGGAGCTACTTCTGCGCCGGTAGACGGCTCCTCCACCTCACCTCAGAGGGTGGGAGTTGGAGGTAGTGGCAGCAGCGGTAGTATTAGGGCGAATGCAAGAGAAAAGAAGTGGTCGAGAAACCGGGAGAGCTATTTGGCTGATAATGAAGACGCTCTTCCTCTCCCGATGACTTTCCCTGATTCTAAACCTGTCCCTCCTGAGGAGATTGACAAACGGCTACGATGCGATCCCGAAGTTCAG GATTGTAAGGAAGTGGTTTATGAGTGGACAGGAAAGTGCAGAAGCTGCCAAGGTTCAGGATTTGTTAGCTATTATAATAAAAGAGGGAAAGAGACTATTTGCAAGTGTGTACCTTGCCTTGGCATTG GATATGTGCAGAAAATAACAGCTCGCAAGGACATTGGTGTAATGGAGGACTTGGATAATGGAAAGCCTCCCTGA
- the LOC110667090 gene encoding calmodulin-like protein 30 yields MPNVSFLEFQYKLSRNKLLRRPSRLFSSWDRQGSGALPSFQPNLSELRRVFNKFDSNKDGKISQQEYKAILRALGQEKMIGEVPKFFQVVDLDGDGFIDFKEFVEAQKKGGSINMTDIQSAFQAFDINGDGKITAEEVMEVLRRLGERCSLVDCQKMVRAVDADGDGMVDMDEFTTMMTQTLINHD; encoded by the coding sequence ATGCCGAATGTTAGCTTTCTAGAGTTCCAGTACAAGCTTTCAAGAAATAAGCTTCTGCGAAGGCCATCCCGATTGTTCTCTTCCTGGGACAGACAAGGCTCTGGTGCTCTACCCTCTTTCCAGCCAAATTTGAGCGAGTTGAGGCGGGTTTTCAATAAATTTGATTCAAACAAAGATGGCAAAATTTCTCAGCAGGAGTACAAGGCCATACTAAGAGCTCTGGGACAGGAAAAAATGATAGGAGAAGTGCCAAAGTTTTTCCAGGTGGTTGATTTGGATGGAGATGGATTTATCGACTTCAAAGAGTTTGTTGAAGCGCAGAAGAAAGGAGGAAGCATTAATATGACAGACATTCAGAGTGCTTTTCAAGCATTCGACATAAATGGAGACGGTAAGATAACTGCTGAGGAAGTTATGGAAGTCTTGAGGAGGCTTGGTGAACGATGCAGCTTAGTGGATTGCCAGAAAATGGTCAGGGCAGTTGATGCTGATGGTGATGGTATGGTTGATATGGATGAGTTTACAACCATGATGACACAAACTTTGATTAATCATGATTAA